A genomic region of Alnus glutinosa chromosome 11, dhAlnGlut1.1, whole genome shotgun sequence contains the following coding sequences:
- the LOC133881118 gene encoding uncharacterized protein LOC133881118, translated as MRDFASQQFRLFDGMQGPLVAEAWITDIALLHETLGCTDEQKVNYTILRLTDEAARWWKSKKGLLGIELGCGVAIPWDRFVKEFNGRFFPRAQRQIRAIEFQNLVQGTMTVEQYSSRFIELSRFGLNLIPDEETKAERFKNGLNPRIKERVMCHEIRNFVKLVDIASVAERGMRESSAAYELKRRAASQVSYPFKRPALSTGSRPAEKRNFPPTIGNQVPLCQKCGKVHARECKASEPNCFRCGQFGHFKRNCPLDAPEGSRPPGSNFPPRRPAQARVYTLTPVEVDEEEERGVNDVVTGMDWLSKYYASISCREKVVVFQLPGVERFKFNGYSTRATPPLLSAIQATRNIRQGASAFLAYVTAKPEAESTLEDIPVACDYPDVFAEVVTGLPPDREIEFTIDLIPGTQPIHKAPYRMAPAELKELKKQLQELLDRGFIRPSVSPWGAPVLFVKKKDGTMRLCIDYRELNRVTIKNKYPLPRIDDLFDQLKEAKVFSKIDLRSGYHQLKVKEEDVQKTAIRTRYGHYEFRVMPLGVTNAPSVFMDLMNRVFHMYLDLFVVVFIDDILIYSTNHQEHGEHLKTVLNVLREKQLFAKLKKCEFWMEKVSFLGRVISKDGIAVDPSKIEAVVNWERPTNVHEIRSFLGLAGYYRRFVEGFSNLSSPLTALTKKNAHFQWNDKCEASFQELKKRLVTAPVLVLPRESEKFIVFSDASLKGIGCVLMQQDKVIAYASRQLKDHERNYPTHDLELAARRWLELLKDYDCYILYHPGKANVVADALSRKSLGVSTNSTPTPNQLAKQLGMIQLDVVPSVKDAVLATFLSVHQLLIVTEVVGSVAYRVELPSNLAGVHDVFHVSTLRKYVHDPLHVIDFEPLQVQADLKYEEKQVQILDRKVQQLRTRTIPLVKVLWQNHEVEEASWELEQEIRSKYPYLFP; from the exons ATGCGCGATTTTGCTAGCCAGCAATTTCGCCTATTTGATGGAATGCAGGGACCGTTAGTTGCTGAAGCTTGGATTACGGATATCGCGCTATTGCATGAGACCCTTGGCTGTACTGATGAGCAAAAGGTTAATTACACAATACTAAGGTTAACCGATGAAGCTGCAAGATggtggaagtctaagaaaggACTCTTAGGAATAGAATTGGGATGTGGAGTTGCTATCCCTTGGGATAGGTTTGTAAAAGAATTTAATGGGCGTTTCTTTCCAAGGGCACAAAGGCAGATACGGGCCATTGAATTTCAGAATCTGGTGCAAGGCACAATGACAGTAGAGCAATATTCCTCGAGGTTTATTGAACTATCAAGGTTTGGCCTCAACTTAATCCCGGATGAAGAAACAAAGGCGGAACGTTTCAAAAATGGCCTTAATCCTCGTATTAAGGAAAGAGTCATGTGCCACGAGATTAGAAACTTTGTTAAATTAGTCGATATAGCATCAGTTGCTGAAAGGGGAATGCGTGAATCATCCGCCGCTTATGAATTGAAGAGGCGAGCAGCATCGCAGGTGTCATACCCATTCAAACGACCTGCACTTAGTACTGGAAGCAGGCCAGCTGAGAAGAGGAATTTCCCCCCTACAATAGGGAATCAGGTGCCTTTATGCCAGAAGTGCGGGAAGGTGCATGCTAGGGAATGCAAGGCTAGTGAACCAAATTGCTTCAggtgtggtcaatttggccactTCAAGAGGAATTGTCCACTAGATGCCCCAGAAGGATCCCGACCCCCAGGAAGCAACTTCCCACCAAGGCGACCTGCCCAAGCGAGGGTGTATACCTTAACTCCGGTTGAggtagacgaagaagaagaacgaggtgTTAACGATGTTGTGACAG gcatggactggttatcaaagtattatgcAAGCATAAGCTGTAGAGAGAAGGTAGTCGTTTTCCAATTGCCAGGTgttgaaagatttaaattcaACGGATATTCTACGCGAGCTACTCCACCGCTACTTTCCGCAATACAAGCTACAAGGAATATACGACAAGGAGCATCAGCATTCTTAGCTTATGTGACGGCAAAACCAGAAGCGGAGAGTACGTTGGAAGATATTCCAGTGGCGTGCGATTACCCAGACGTGTTTGCCGAGGTTGTGACAGGATTGCCACCTGATCGTGAGATTGAGTTTACCATCGATTTGATCCCGggaactcaacccattcacAAAGCACCTTATCGCATGGCACCCGCCGAGTTGAAAGAGCTAAAGAAACAACTCCAAGAActtttggacagaggattcatacGCCCAAGCGTATCACCGTGGGGAGCACCGGTATTGTTTGtcaagaagaaagatgggacTATGCGACTATGCATAGACTACCGGGAGCTAAACCGCGTtaccataaagaataaatatcctttaccaaggattgacgacTTGTTCGACCAATTGAAGGAAGCCAAAGTATTCTCGAAAATCGACCTTCGATCGGGATACCATcaacttaaggtaaaggaagaaGATGTGCAAAAGACGGCGATTCGAACGAGGTATGGTCATTACGAATTCCGAgtcatgcctttgggggtgactAACGCACCGTCGGTATTTATGGATCTAATGAATCGTGTTTTCCATATGTACCTCGATTTGTTCGTAGTTgtgtttattgatgatattttaatttactcgaCTAATCATCAAGAACACGGGGAGCATCTGAAAACAGTACTAAATGTTCTAAGGGAAAAGCAGTTAtttgccaaactcaagaagtgCGAATTTTGGATGGAGAAAGTTTCATTCTTAGGGCGCgttatctcaaaagatggaatagCAGTTGATCCTAGCAAAATTGAGGCTGTCGTCAACTGGGAGCGGCCAACCAACGTCCATGAAATCCGCAGCTTTCTTGGATTGGCAGGTTACTACCGAAGATTTGTAGAAGGTTTTTCTAATCTTTCCAGCCCTTTGACCGCCCTCACTAAAAAGAATGCTCATTTTCAATGGAATGATAAGTGCGAAGCAAGCTTTCAAGAGCTGAAAAAGAGGTTAGTAACTGCACCTGTCCTTGTTCTGCCaagagagtctgagaaattcATAGTTTTTAGTGATGCCTCTCTTAAAGGAATAGGGTGCGTACTCATGCAGCAAGATAAAGTTATAGCTTACGCCTCCAGACAGTTGAAAGACCACGAGAGAAACTATCCTACTCATGACCTTGAATTAGCTGCT cgTAGGTGGTTAGAATTGTTAAAAGACTACGATTGCTATATTCTATACCATCCAGGGAAAGCAAATGTAGTTGCAGACGCTTTGAGTAGGAAATCGCTGGGTGTATCAACGAACTCAACGCCTACCCCTAATCAACTCGCCAAGCAATTGGGAATGATTCAGCTGGATGTGGTGCCAAGCGTGAAGGATGCCGTCCTAGCAACCTTTTTATCCGTCCATCAACTGCTTATAG TGACGGAGGTCGTAGGTTCAGTCGCCTATAGAGTTGAATTACCATCTAACCTAGCTGGTGTACATGACGTATTCCACGTTTCCACGCTACGAAAATACGTGCACGACCCGTTACACGTGATAGACTTTGAACCCTTACAAGTTCAAGCAgatttgaaatatgaagagaaGCAGGTTCAAATCTTGGATCGGAAAGTGCAACAACTAAGGACAAGGACAATACCACTAGTAAAAGTCCTATGGCAGAACCATGAAGTAGAAGAAGCTTCTTGGGAGTTAGAACAAGAGATAAGGAGCAAATACCCGTACCTATTTCCATGA